Within the Cotesia glomerata isolate CgM1 linkage group LG6, MPM_Cglom_v2.3, whole genome shotgun sequence genome, the region CTCTCTAGTAATAATTTAGTCACGGGAATAAAGATAAACGACTGTCCAATAAAACAGGTATGCGAATGTTGTATTAAAGGAAAAATCACTCGCAATCCTTTCCCACAGAAAGCATCGAGCACCACTCATCGACCGCTGGACCTGTTACATACTGATCTGTGTGGACCAATGCCGACAGAAACACCTGGAGGACGCAAATATATCATGACCCTGATCGACGACTATAGCCGCAAATTGCTGTGGTTGATTTCGCTTCACTActtattttcacttttacaAACTGTTAAATTTTACTGAGACAAAAATTTCGCGTAGTCTATTTGAGACTTACTTAAACTGTGTACGATGTTACCACTAGAAAAGTCAAAGCACGAAGAGAGCGAACACCCAGCAGTTTTCCGGGTCCGAGATTTTGTGGTCCCTCAGTTGTTAATTGGAGGGAGAACCCAGTGCCCAATTAGCTATCGTTTTCCGGGGACTCTTACCCTCTCTTCGGATGTTTCGGAAAACTACTATAGTGGCGGTCTACTTTGTATTTTGATGTACAAGTATACTGTACGTTTGTGATAGTGGATAGGCGCAtctatacacacacacatatgcACACAAGGATTCTAATGTTAACTTATACTTTACTATACgaaatgtttaaatattactattttttaaatttatatacgtAACTAAATTATTGGAGcgattaaattacaattaattagtaattttttattagcaattGAGTTAAAATAGAATGAATAATTAGTCGATcgttgttaataattaatttgtaatttccTATTTCgaattatctatttattcttatatatattttaactaaCTTCGGTAAAAGTTTAAAGAGAAAATGTCGTTCAAGAGtcgattattgttaataattaatttgtagttTCCTATTTtgaattatctatttattcttatatatattttaactaaCTTCGGTTAtagtttaaagataaaatgttgttcaagttttattttatagtttatttaacTAGCTATTCATTTTGAgtcattatttatcttttttaccTTGAATTGTCTATTTACTCTTATAtgtattttaactaaaattttatcttcggTTAtagtttaaagataaaatgttcaagttttattttatattgtaaaattactatttttctaattttaagttattattcttttattatatGTCTAAACAGTAAACCGAAGAATATTTTCCTAAATGAGATTATAATtgcgaaaaatattttaaactggGTGTTAGTGTCTCAGTGCATTTAAGGGCGGCTTAAGTGTCGAAGATTTCCAAATAATATCTTCTAGTGTTCCTTTCAATCGGCTACAAGTTATTTACGTATAACAAAACTCCCATTTACTTGTTTGTTAAGcttttaaaatcttaaatgCATTGAGGTTCTAAACTAAACACCTAAGTAAGGGACATGGATCCTAAATCCTATTACCTGGCCTGCAGACGAACGAAAAATTATGACggtcttcaataaaaaaaataaaaagaaattgttactaaagaaattaatattagtaaaaattactatataaaaaaaaaatgtgttacaTAACACCCCCGCCGTTAGACGGAAGCACGAGTGAACTTGACAAATGTGTGGACGAGTGCGacgtcaaaatttttctttcggtTGTTAATTTACTAGCTTAATCTATTAttcgtttaaaattttattcctaagcaacaaaacaatttttcttcgATGTCGTTGTCGATGAATCCGTTGAATCAGTTGATGGGATAGCGTTGGTAAGACAGGGGTAGATCGTGGATGCGGTGGATGGTATCCCCTTTTCCTCAACGTTGAATTTGCCTTCGGAGGTCGAATTTTTATTGGATCTAGCTTCTTCTTGACttcgttttttatttcctAAATGCAGCAACAGATGAGTGAATGAAGACCACAGTGCCCCAATAAGATAAATAGACCATCCGTATACGGTATGTAGGGCATACCCATGGACGAGAGCGTCTACAATCATTTTGATGATACTCCCACACATAACTATCCCAATAATACCAGCGCAAGTGGTGCCAAACCCGGTAAATTTACCCTAAGTTCGTGACCATGTACTTTCGGCTAATTGTTCCAAAGCGTCTTCATTAAATGCATTGTAAATCGATGGTGATCTTGGAGAGTCCTTGATGATTTGTTGGGCCATCGTTTCGGGTACAGCCGACTGTTCCATTGTGAACATGATTCGTCCGCGCATTGCATCGAGgtctttttctgtgtagaTGCCCCCGATTGCTAGATTAGCTGGATTTTGGTAGGTCCATGTCATCTTGGTACTgggtttcaaattttttggtgaTACTGCTTCTACGGGTCTTGGCATAAACTTGTACCAAGTCGTGcccaatttataaatttgcaAAAATGGTGAGTTGCAAGGTAGTTCTGTTGCTAAATTGGTGAGAACATGGGTCCTTGGAGTCAAGAACATACTCTGATTCCCACGTTGAACCGGTATTCTATTGTAGCACTTGTCTAGCTGTTGAACCTTAACTTCTACCGGAATACATTGTACGATGTGGATCACTTCCCCTGCCACCACCGCCATATACCCTGGTCCTCCCATATAATGGAAAACAAACTCATCGGGTTGCGTGGAGGCGATTGACAACTTATTCTTCAGGATTTCCTTTTCTAACATACATTTGTTCTTAATTACATCTAAGTATAATGATTTGACCTGAGACCGGATGTACCGTTCAACATAAACAAATTTAGCGTTcacatacataaaaatatctaaGTTATTTGGATCTGTTTGGACTATATTTGTCTTATCTAATGATTCTAAATCCTTGCTTGTAACAATGAACAATTTTGGATGTTCCGTCCGGATGATCGTTACACCACACGAGGTCTCAGTTCCAATCGTATATAAAGAGAAACTAGTGTCCCTTACATTCATAGAGTATACTgtagggtgtttcaaaaaaagacgaattttttttttttcttttggtgtctaaaaattgatagtatacctaaaaacaaaaattttgccGCCCATGTaagctcttaatatcaatagtaagatttgcctgtatccatttctttattttccatttaaataacacgggaaaaattttttttaattttttaatttttattactttggaacggttcatcgtaacaacaatctgaaaaatgatatttgtaggaaattttacgctctacaaaaaacgtttgaagaccaaagttcctcagattaacggcttcaaagatatccgcggtcaaagataacactaataaaaaatttataatattttccaataaaactacaaaaaaaatatcatatgctatatttttattattttttatgttaaattacttcaattccgttaacctgagactgtaaacttttttttttactaattaattcaatacttaactcacgaaatgcactaatatataaatataaacgttaaaaatatcttataaatgattttttggtctcttttataacaaatttatttttttttttactaaatattaagaaatttaattgaacaattaattcttcataacataaaactatatttacaacttgttacaacaatttttcaacttgaaaatattacagttttataaaattacttttattgcaattaggaTATTGTTTTCTATGTTCTGTCACTACTTGCAACAAATATTGAAGCTGTTCTTCATCTTTCGTTAAGCATCGATTATACTGCTCTATCAATGCCACGCCGCGTTCTGCTACATCATTCACAACTTGAAGTTTCCCGAAATACTCCAAGTTTTCTAAGAAATTCGGATTCTGAGGCCACAAAGTAACATCCTCATCAATGAACTCATACGACAAATCAAACgattcaaatatattaatcGATCTCATAGAcataaattgactaagatctttatttaataatgactctaaatttttcttatctatTATAAAGCGATTTGTTGTAGTTTCATTGGCTTTACAGTTTTTAAGAGCATGaactattctttttttttgttccaactgaaacatttttatcagAGAGATAAAACAGACACCTCGTTGTTTAAATACCACAAGTGATCGGCTAATTTTTGTGAGCATGTCTGTGAAAGactattattaaatctttcatatgaaattaattctttaattaaagttaaatcattattaggtGCTGTTATAGCACACGGCGCAGTGAACCaagcttttaaatagaatattatgataaataaacaaagttcTCGTAATCCATCTATTTCCGATTTAGTAAGATGAAAttcatttctgaataaaaaaatttttaaactatatattgctttaGCCATCCACCTTGCATGATGGACCGCTCCAGGATgcttaaatgtaatatttgtggtagtagtacccaaaaatattaatgataattccaGAAGTTCACGGTAATCGTCTCGACAATGAtccatctacaaaaaaagttataagtcaaaatgaaattgattatATCGCAATTTCAAAGTTGAGaagactaattattattaactgatgtgaggtaaaagttgtaaaatattttacaaacgcAATTTTAATCGTTAAAGATGATTGAAAGTATAACAGTCATGTGAAActgattttcaatatttttaatcacgacggcaagttaattaatcagagtaaaattgataattgaggagcttattttcaaaagggtatcttttgatttttgattaatcgagacaaaaaactagttatcttcaattataaatatttgtattgaactttttttaatttagctataaagtgcAATCGGTTATGAAGCTGcaattcgattttcatttataaatgttcATAATTCTCAAagtaattagtatttaaaagttcagaaaactggtattttaaaatatgaaaagatacccttttgaaaatcagctcctCAATTATACTGaactttatacatttttcttttccactttaacatcagttaataattcttcagcgctggattaaaaaattttacttctatttgattattaacgaatttcaaaatctcatctttgattggtgttattaCTTCCAAAACTTTTTTGTCACAAATACCAGCCGTAAAGTTTGATTGGTCAATTTCATCCCACTTCTTTTTAAATCTCTGATAAATTGGAACGTTTGGGCCAGACGAAGCAGGCCAGTATACTTCAAATGCACTTCGAagaacaatttcaaaaatatggtgTCGGCATGGCAAGTACAATAGTTTTCTACTAAGAGCCTTTTCTACTAATACACACGCACCATTTCTGAttcctgaaaaaataaaatgagaattGCTAGTGAAGTATCGATTTTTTAGAGTAGTACGGAGAAATCttttcaatttgaaaaaaaaaaataactcataacttggaaattaatggttaatactaaaaatctgATTTGATTTAGCATTTAAACATTACGGTAATCAAccatgttatattttttttattaataaattatttacccgTATTTGACGCCGTAGTATCAGAACACAATGCTTTGATGTTGTCAGTATTAATATCCCATTGTTTTACTGTTTTAATAATAGCTGAAGCTTGGTTTTGTCCAGTCCCAGATTCTAGTTTAGGAACTCCTAACAGTTGAAATTTAcctgatgatgataaaataatcggAAGCCGGTCAACTTGTTCTGTACCTGTAATATCTGATAACAGTTTTCCATCAAAATGTAGTACATAATTGTCAGTTTCCAGATTAGTCTTCAGATTTAACGCCGCTTCTTTCCGGAATTTTTCCCTTGCTCGGTGAATAGTCACATGACTAAAGTTTACGCTTGCACAATCAATGTTCAAGCAAGATAATAAAGCAGCAATAATGTAAGTCGCCATCCTACTAGTCACGTTAGCTCTATCCAAAGCCGCAGCAACTTCTGGTGtcattatatcaatttttggaaCTTGTTGTTTTGGCATTTCATCTTCATAATCAGAGATTATACGAGAAGTATTACTTTCCAAAGATTTCTGGGATAATTGAGATGGATGACTTGATATTTTATGATTAGCAACATCATCAGTCTCAACTGCACAATAATAGTTGACATTGTCGTTATCAAACTCTCcgacattattattactatcattaccattattattatagtttttatcATTGCTATCAATGTTCTCTtcactattattatcactattattgttattattatcataattgcTGATATCAACATCCATGTCTTCGACATCTTCTAAAATTGgttgagaattatatgaaataaaaccacgtcgactggaagatttttgtcccaaataaaataatcttttttctttgtccaGTATATTTAAAACATCCGCATGAGCTACatcaaatagtttatttaattcatccTGAAAAACGGattcctttttttttgagactttgacttttttattttacggtttttttgtaaattcttCCATCGATTGTGATTTGAGATTAGTTTCAAAAAAGCAGATCTTTTCTCTCTTGTCGGGATTTGTGCCGCAcaccaaatttcaaaaactttgtCGATAGTGATTGATATactttctttaactgaaaaatttttcgtatcatgataataaaataaaagcgaCATAACCTCTTTCAGAGagggtaatttttttccaactaaTTCACTTAACACATCACCAATCAAGTACACTGTTTTCACCATTATGGtcacaaaatttataactaatatattttaactaattaaattaataatataacggATTGAAAAAACAGTCAGTATCAATGAACAAAGACAATGACGAGAAGATATAGTAAAGCGTTGAGAGCAAAGCAACTAAATGAAGTTAGTACCGAACAACCAGGCTTACCAACACAGAGCTTATTAGCTACAacactaaaattaaatgagtATAATACTCTGTACCGACAGAGCTAAATAAAGCtctgttgatatttttcaaataaaaaacatttgatcaAGTTTTATAGtagatttaattgatttaacgtatttacagaattttcatattattttgaataatatgcaATGATGAGTGTTTGGTGAGTTTGTGTAATAAGGAACTTTACATTTtcctcttacaaaaatttataaattttataaaatataaaataaatttgttat harbors:
- the LOC123266915 gene encoding uncharacterized protein LOC123266915, with protein sequence MATYIIAALLSCLNIDCASVNFSHVTIHRAREKFRKEAALNLKTNLETDNYVLHFDGKLLSDITGTEQVDRLPIILSSSGKFQLLGVPKLESGTGQNQASAIIKTVKQWDINTDNIKALCSDTTASNTGIRNGACVLVEKALSRKLLYLPCRHHIFEIVLRSAFEVYWPASSGPNVPIYQRFKKKWDEIDQSNFTAGICDKKVLEVITPIKDEILKFVNNQIEMDHCRDDYRELLELSLIFLGTTTTNITFKHPGAVHHARWMAKAIYSLKIFLFRNEFHLTKSEIDGLRELCLFIIIFYLKAWFTAPCAITAPNNDLTLIKELISYERFNNSLSQTCSQKLADHLWYLNNEVSVLSL